Genomic window (Nicotiana sylvestris chromosome 7, ASM39365v2, whole genome shotgun sequence):
tcttttggtTATTATAGTGCACCAATCTCTTGTCACATACTCAAAGTATATATTGTAATAGAGAATTGCAGATTGCAAGAAATGGACGTTTACAGTATTACATGTGCATTTCGTCAAGTACCAAAGGAGTCtttgctggccaaatttaccTTCCATTTTCTGtggttttcccctttttcttacTTTATAGAAGTTTGTACTTGCTAATAGTTTCATGACTTTTAAACTAAATTTTATCAAAAAGCTAATAGTTTCATGTCTTTGGCTATGGTGCAGATTGAATATCCTGAGATTGAAGACAATACAAAGCCAAGGCACCGATTCATGTCCTCCTTTGAGCAGGTTTGTATCTCAAAATATCCTTTTCTTGAGTGGTTCTACTGTTTCTAACAGAGTACTATTCAATTTCCTATTCTCTGGATTTACATGTGGAAGAATAAGTAGTTTTTTATCTTTTGAAGATTAACTGGGTATTAATCTTCTGTATCTCTTTCCTTTTGGACAGAAAATCCAACCATTTGACAAAAGATATCAGTTTCTTCTGTTCGCTGCTGAACCATATGAGATCATTTCATTTAAGGTAACTTTTTCCCATAGCCGAACATAGTCTTTCCCACCTTGTTTCCATTGTTGGTTATTTGATCATGGAACTGATTCCTTTGCATTATTCAGGTTCCAAGCACTGAGATTGACAAATCAACTCCCAAGTTCTTTTCACATTGGGATCCAGACTCGAAAATGTTCACTGTAAGCCTTCTCACTTTCTGAATTACAAACTTGTAAGGCACCTACTCAACAGGTTTTCCAAaatttactaatttcttcatggTAAAACCTCTTTAACTCTTTTCTGGGTGAATCTATTTCAGTTGCAATTATACTTCAAGACTAAGCCGCCAGAGACCAACAAACCACCACCTGCTCCTGCAGCAAATGGGACAGCAGCACCTGGTGCCCCATCCAGGCCTCTACCTCCACCACCCCAAGCTCCACCGCCGCCCCCACCACCACCACATGGTCTCCCCCCTGGAGCTCCGAATCCACCCAGAGGGCCACCATCTACCCCTGGGTCTATGCCTCCACCCCCTCCCCCTATGGGCAACGGACCAAGACCTATGCCACCAGGAGGCAACTTACCTGCTCCACCACCTCCTCCAGTTGGTGGCGGCGCAATGGCTAATTTCACTCCAGGTGGACACATGGGGAGACCTCCAATGATGCCTCCACAAGGTTTTCCAGGCCAACAGATGCAAGGACAAGGAATGCGCCCACCACCTCCACCACCCAACATGGGTTGATGAGCTGAGGCCATATTACCTAGCAGTTTAGttcattttttttggtaatttcgaAGTCTGTAACTCAGTTGTTGTATTAAGGGTCAGATGCTGGTTAGGCCCTAACAAAAATCATGCTATGTTGACCGAAACTGTTCTATCTTTTAGCTGATTCATCTGAAAGTCTTTGGAGGTAGATGTAATAGAATACCGGCTTTATTACAAAGTAGTACCTTAATGCTGTTTGTATGCTGCATCAAAAGAAAGCAATCTGTTACAGAACTTTTTAAATCTTGGCATCAGGTCATTATATATGAAGGGGGAATTGGGTGGATTTAGCAAATGCACAGGTTAGTAATAGTACAGCACATAAAGTAACAATAAGATATTTCATCCCCTTGGAACTAGATTTCAGCTTAGAGCTTATTCGTGTACCCAAGCATGCTATTGGAACTTTGAAATAATTTATTGGAAGAATATATTTGACAGTGGTCGCCGCTATTTCTTCTTGGATTCGTCTTACGAGAATATCTATCCGCCAGCCCAATTCAAAGAATTAAAAAGATCAACTCCTAAGTACGAGTTTTCGATAAATAATAATTGAAAATTATCGATGGAGATGGGGGTGATCCAATCTTgtatcttattttctttttcctcctTGATCCGACTTCTAGGCTTCACCCACAAATACAATCATGTACCGTTTCTACCAAGTTTTTGTACTTAATACTTGGAACATATCTTGAACATGGAAATATAAAGCTGCTGTAACTGCCAGCTGATCACTCGATGCTAGAAAGCTGTTAAAATAATACAACACTAAGAAAAATGAAGACATGTAAAGAAAAATCTGATATGCATTGCTATGAACAAGAAGAGCTGTGATCCGCATTGTACACACTCAATAAATACAAAACAATAGCTGTATCCTCTGCCACCCTCTGGGAAAAGGCTACAAACATTCTCAGGTTCGGATGAATTTCCATGCTAAGAGCTAAGGATGGCGGTAAAAATATACTGTTCAAACTCTTCTAAGTTGCCACTGCAAGCGTAGGAAAGACCTTCCGAATGAACTCTAAGAACCGCTCCGAGTAAAATGTTGGATCCACAGCAGAAATGGACACAGAATCAAACTGAATCGATTTGTATGCGTGTTCTAACTTCTTACTTATATTGTAGTCTTGCAATATGTCAATTATCCCAAGGTATAATACAACATCATATACTTCGTGAAAAACCTGCGTCTGACCTTCCTTTGGTATATATTCCGCCCTTGCTGGCATATTCACGCCAAGCTGAATCTGGAGTCTGTTAGAAAGGCAAAGAAATTTTTTTTAGGAAT
Coding sequences:
- the LOC104240106 gene encoding uncharacterized protein; protein product: MDREWGSKPGSGGAASAQNEAIDRRERLRRLALETIDLAKDPYFMRNHLGSYECKLCLTLHNNEGNYLAHTQGKRHQTNLAKRAAREAKDAPAQPQPHKRKVTLKRNVKIGRPGYRVTKQFDPETKQRSLLFQIEYPEIEDNTKPRHRFMSSFEQKIQPFDKRYQFLLFAAEPYEIISFKVPSTEIDKSTPKFFSHWDPDSKMFTLQLYFKTKPPETNKPPPAPAANGTAAPGAPSRPLPPPPQAPPPPPPPPHGLPPGAPNPPRGPPSTPGSMPPPPPPMGNGPRPMPPGGNLPAPPPPPVGGGAMANFTPGGHMGRPPMMPPQGFPGQQMQGQGMRPPPPPPNMG